Proteins co-encoded in one Juglans regia cultivar Chandler chromosome 16, Walnut 2.0, whole genome shotgun sequence genomic window:
- the LOC109015307 gene encoding uncharacterized protein LOC109015307 yields MLNLEKTTIIFGKNTTKVTQKYIQSIVGMRSAMTYKRYIGLPSVVGRDRSKSFQEILDNIRLRISNHSVKMLTQAGMEIFIEAVVQAFPTNIMSVFKLLNSLLKSINSVIQNFWWWQQEKENKIHWVSWKLMGKAKSVGGIGFRDLECFNKSMFAKQCWRLIQEPDSLVANKLDILWKQAPVGGFVMGVMSIYGKWLGHSAPSKVFSPIKKLDCEATMANLIKPNSKQWKFDLVQEIFEQREANIILKTPINTMNSRDIIIL; encoded by the exons ATGTTAAACCTTGAGAAGACCACTATCATTTTCGGCAAGAATACAACCAAGGTTACTCAAAAGTATATTCAGTCTATAGTTGGGATGAGGTCTGCAATGACATATAAAAGATACATTGGGTTGCCATCTGTAGTGGGAAGGGACAGAAGCAAGTCTTTCCAAGAAATCCTTGATAATATCAGATTGAGGATTAGTAATCATAGCGTAAAGATGTTAACTCAAGCAGGGATGGAAATATTTATAGAGGCTGTGGTTCAAGCTTTTCCTACCAACATTATGAGTGTCTTTAAGCTGCTTAACTCATTACTGAAATCTATTAATAGTGTCATCCAGAATTTTTGGTGGTGGCAGCaggaaaaagagaataaaatccaTTGGGTCTCTTGGAAATTGATGGGGAAGGCAAAATCTGTTGGGGGCATAGGTTTTAGGGATCTCGAATGTTTTAACAAATCAATGTTTGCTAAGCAATGCTGGAGGTTGATTCAAGAACCTGATTCTCTAGTAGCTAATAAG CTAGACATATTGTGGAAGCAGGCTCCTGTTGGAGGATTCGTAATGGGAGTGATGTCCATATATGGCAAATGGCTTGGTCATTCTGCTCCTAGTAAGGTTTTTAGTCCTATCAAGAAGTTGGACTGTGAAGCTACTATGGCAAACTTGATTAAGCCTAACTCTAAGCAATGGAAGTTTGACTTAGTGCAGGAGATATTTGAGCAAAGAGAAGCCAACATTATTCTGAAAACTCCTATAAACACTATGA
- the LOC108995512 gene encoding 21 kDa protein, with protein sequence MRTQQPPHFLLSLVLATLIFRLQPVPTVGYPDPTTTTDATDFIRTSCGTTLYPDLCYTSLSRYANAIQQNPAQLAKVAIAVSLAKAKHLASFVSNVSRHADYGTDPRTASALHDCFSNFGDAVDEIRGSLKQMRQVGAAGVDSFRFQMGNVQTWMSAALTDEDTCTDGFEDVRDGEVKTEVCHRVAKAKKFTSNALALVNSYAADGIP encoded by the coding sequence ATGAGAACCCAACAGCCACCTCACTTCCTCCTCTCCCTCGTCTTGGCAACATTAATTTTCCGGCTGCAGCCAGTCCCGACTGTCGGATATCCCGACCCCACAACCACGACCGACGCCACCGATTTCATCCGTACGAGCTGCGGAACAACGTTGTATCCCGACCTCTGCTACACGTCGCTGTCCCGGTATGCAAACGCTATACAGCAAAACCCGGCTCAGCTGGCCAAAGTTGCCATAGCCGTGAGCCTCGCCAAGGCAAAGCACCTGGCCTCCTTCGTGTCCAACGTCTCCCGCCATGCCGACTACGGCACAGACCCACGAACGGCATCCGCGCTCCATGACTGCTTCTCCAACTTCGGCGACGCCGTGGACGAGATTCGCGGCTCGCTGAAGCAGATGCGACAGGTGGGAGCCGCGGGAGTGGATTCGTTCAGGTTCCAGATGGGGAACGTGCAGACTTGGATGAGCGCGGCGCTGACGGACGAGGACACCTGCACCGACGGGTTTGAGGACGTCAGAGACGGTGAAGTGAAGACAGAAGTGTGTCATCGGGTGGCGAAGGCGAAGAAGTTCACGAGCAACGCGCTTGCTTTGGTTAACAGTTATGCCGCCGATGGGATCCCTTGA